The genomic interval GTTGGACAGGCCCCGTTCCGCAGCCTTGGCATCGACCTGCTTTTGCACCAGCGGCGTGAGCACCCAGCCCGGGCAGATGGCGTTGCAGGTGACTCCGGTGGTGGCGTTCTCCAGGGCGGTGACCTTGGTCAGCCCCACGATGCCGTGCTTGGCCGCCACATAGGCAGACTTCTGTGCAGAGCCCACCAGGCCGTGCACCGACGCCACATTGATGATGCGGCCCCAGTTGGCAGCCTTCATGGCAGGCAGCGCAAGGCGCGAAGTATGAAAAGCGCTGGTGAGGTTGATGGCAATGATGGAATCCCAGCGCTCCACGGGAAAGTCTTCCACATTGGCCACGTGCTGGATGCCCGCGTTGTTCACCAGGATGTCCACGCGGCCAAATTGGCTTGCGCTGTACTTCATCATGTCCTCGATGTCGCTGGCGCGGCTCATGTCGGCCCCATGGTAGGCCACCTGGGCGCCAGCAGCTTCGCCCGCTGCCAGCACTTCGGCACGGGGGCCATCCACATCGCCAAATCCGTTGAGCACGATATTGGCGCCCTGGCGGGCGAGCGCCTTGGCGATGCCAAGACCAATGCCACTGGTAGAGCCGGTGACGAGGGCAGTTTTGCCTTTCAGCATGGGAGTCTCTCCGAATGAATTACGATGCAAAGCAAGGAAAAGTCGGCGCGCACGCTGGGCGATGCGGGCCGACTTTCACAAGCATTATCAAGCGCCGCTCCAGGATTTCGCACCCATGAATGAACCTACGCTGAACTACGTACTGTGCCCTGGTTCCGCGGCCCCACCGTCGTCTGCAGGCGCGGCCACGGCGGCAACATCGCAGCACCGCATGGCTTACTGGGAGTGGAATGCAACGGGCAATCCGGCCCACCCGCATGTGGTGGTGTGTGTGCATGGCCTCTCGCGGCAAGGGCGCGACTTTGACACCCTGGCGCGAACGCTGAGCGCGCATGCCCGCGTGATCTGCCCCGACGTGGTGGGGCGGGGCCGCAGCGACTGGCTGGCCGACCCGATGGGCTACCAGATTCCGCAATATGCAGCCGACATGCTGGCGTTGCTCGGCCAGATCCACCAGCAGGCACCCATTGCCACCTTGGATTGGGTGGGCACGAGCATGGGGGGGCTGATCGGCATGGGCGTCACGGGCCAGCCCGGGCTGCCGCCGCCCGTGCCCGTGCGCCGGCTGGTGCTGAACGACGTGGGGCCAGTGATCCAGTGGGAGGCGCTGCAGCGCATCGGGCAATACCTGGGGCAGACGGTGCGGTTTGAATCGCTGCAGCAGGCGGCCGATGCCATGTGGGCGATCTCTACCAGCTTCGGGCCGCACACGCCCGAGCAATGGCTGGAGCTGTCGCGCCACATGGTGCGTGAGCTGCCCGATGGGGGCCTGGTGCTCCATTACGACCCGGCAATCGCTGTACCGTTCAGGACATTGACCCAGGAGTCTGCGGCGGCGGGCGAGGCCACGCTCTGGCAGCTGTATGACCACATCACGGCCCGCACGCTGCTGCTGCGCGGTGCGCAGTCCGATCTGCTCTCGCACGAAACCGCGACGGCCATGGCCCTGCGGGGGCCGCGTGCGCGCCTGGTCGAATTTGACGGCGTAGGGCATGCGCCCACGCTGGTGGCGGCGGACCAGGTCGCTGCGGTCACACAGTTCCTCCTTGCGCAGGAAGGTGCTCTGGCCGGATGAAAACCCACCCTCCCGCTCAGGCGTCGCACGCTCCCCAGGCGGAGGCACTGCCACAGCTGCTGGCCGCCACCGCGCACACCCTGCCCGAGCAGGTGAACGCGCTGGCACGGGCCCGTGCCTTTGCGGAGCCGCTGATGGCCGGCGAAACGCTGGATTCGGGTGAGAACACCCTGGCCCACGCTGACGCCGTCGCCGCCATTCTCAAGAGCATCGGCGGTTCGGAGGCCATGCAGGCCGCCAGCTATCTGGTGCATGCCTGCATCCATCTGAACAAGCCCGAAGAGGTGATCGCCAAGGCCTTTGGCGCGAACTTTGCCGCCTTGGCGGTAGAAACCACCAAGCTGATGCGCGTGCAGCAGCAGGCCCGCGGTGCCGAGCACCTGGACGATCCCGCCGTGCAGACCGAGAACGTGCGCAAGATGCTGCTCGCCTTCTCGCGCGATCTGCGCGTGGTGATGCTGCGCCTGGCGTCGCGCCTGCAGACCCTGCGTTTTCATGCCGCCAGCAAGCTGCCCGTTGCGCCCAGTCTGGCGCGCGAATCCCTGCAGGTCTTTGCGCCGCTGGCCAACCGCCTGGGCATCTGGCAGGTGAAGTGGGAGCTGGAGGACCTGTCCTTCCGGTTTCTGGAGCCAGACACCTACAAGGAGGTGGCCCGACTGCTCGACGAAAAGCGCGGCGAGCGCGAGGTGTACATGGAGCAGCTGCGCGCGCGGCTTGAATCCGACCTGCGCGCCCGTAGTATCAGCGCCAGCGTGCAGGGCCGCCCCAAGCACATCTACAGCATCGTCAAGAAGATGCGCGGCAAGTCGCTCAATTTCGACCAGGTGTTCGATATCCGCGCCTTGCGGGTGGTCGTACCCAGCGTGAAAGATTGCTACGCAGCGCTGAGCTGGGTGCATGAGCAGTTCAAGCCCATCGTGGAGGAGTTTGACGATTACATCGCCAAGCCCAAACCCAATGGCTATCAGTCGCTGCACACCATCGTGCGCGACGACCATGGGAAACCCATCGAGATCCAGATCCGCACGCAGGCCATGCACGACCACGCCGAGCATGGGGTGGCTGCACACTGGGCCTACAAGGAAGCTGGCAGCAAAGGCTACGCGGGGGTGTCGGCCGCCGGCGAATATGACGCCAAAATTGCCGTGCTGCGCCAGCTGCTGGCGTGGGAGCGCGACCTCTCGGGCGCCGTGCCCAACCGGGGGCTCTTCGAGGACCGCATCTACGTGCTGACGCCCGATGCCGCCGTGGTTGAGTTGCCGCAAGGTGCCACCCCGGTGGACTTTGCCTATGCGGTGCATACCAGCCTGGGGCACCGGTGCCGGGGCGCCAAGGTGGACGGCGCCATGGTGCCGCTGAATACGCCTCTGCAAAACGGCCAGACGGTGGAAATTTCCACCGTGAAGGAGGGCCGCCCCTCCCGCGACTGGCTCAATGCCGAACTGGGCTACCTGACCAGCAACCGCGCCAAGGCCAAGGTGCGTGCGTGGTTCAACGCCCAGGCGACGCACGAGACGGTGGCTCGGGGGCGCGAGGCGGTCGAGAAACTGCTGCAGCGCGAAGGCAAAACTGCCATCAAGCTGGAAGACCTGGCGGTGCAGCTGGGGTTCAAGTCGGCCGACGGCCTGTTTGAAGTGGTGGGCAAGGACGAGTTTTCGCTGCGCAACATCGAAACCGTACTGCGCCCGCCCGAGCCGGTGGTGCCGCCCGATGATTTCCTGCTGCTGAAAAAGACGCGCACCAACGAATCGTCGCCCAAGGGGGGCGTGCTGGTGGTGGGTATCGACTCGCTGATGACGCAGCTGGCCAAGTGCTGCAAGCCTGCGCCGCCGGACGTGATCCGCGGATTCGTCACGCGCGGCAAGGGCGTGAGCGTGCACCGGGCGGATTGCAGCAACTTCCGCCAGATGGCGGCCCGCAACGCAGAGCGCGTGATCGACGTGGAGTGGGGCGCCCCGAAGGCCTCCGCCCTTGCTGCCGTCTACCCCGTGGATGTGGCGGTGGAGGCTGCAGACCGCCAGGGTCTGCTGCGCGATATTTCGGAAGTTTTTGCCCGCGAGAAGACCAACGTGATCGGCGTGCAGACGCAGTCTGTTAAAGGCACCGCATGGATGACCTTCACCGTGGAGGTGTCGGATTCGGGCCGGTTGAACAAGGTGCTGGGCATCGTGGCCGGGGTGCAGGGAGTGCGCTCGGCGCGCAGGCGCTGATCGGTTCCTGGGGCGCGAGGAGTCTTCGCAACGGTGCCTCGAGCGATTTGTCGAGCGCTGCGCTGAGGGCCCGTTTTTTATGGCTATAATCGTGGTCTAAACAACGACAGGCGCGTAGCTCAGCTGGTTAGAGCACCACCTTGACATGGTGGGGGTCGTTGGTTCGAGTCCAATCGCGCCTACCAAGTTTTTGTCCGAAGAAACCAGCTTCAGACGTTTCCAAAAAAACTTGCTGCAAGCACCTGCCTGCAAGCCATCTCTCAAGCCACCCCAGCGGGTGGCTTTTGTTTTTGTGCCCCTTGGGCGACGGGTTTCGAGGGACGTGCTTCTTCAGCCGAGCTCCCCGGCCCAAGGCAGATGCAGACCCTCTGCGGTCGTGATCGAGCGGGCCGCCCGCACAGCGCGCGCCGTGGCGATGGCCGTGGCCTCGGCGGCCATGGTGGCCAAGACCATCATCCCCACGCTCTTGCCGGCCCGGCCGGTTCCCAGGCTGAAAAGCGTGTCGCCGTCGGACATGGTGTGCACCGGGTTGATGCTGCGCGCCAGGCCGTCGTGGGCGGATACCGCCAGCCGGTGGGCCTGCACCTTGGTGATCACGGCATCCGTGGCCACCACCCCGATGGTGGTGTTGGTGCCTGCCAGGAGTGGTTGGGGGGCCTCGCCCCGCAGCAGGGCGCGGCGGGTGTCGCGCAGCCGCAGGCCGTCATCGGTGCGCGCACCGGCGATCACCTGGGCAGTGTCGGGGTCCACCACATCTCCCAGAGCATTGCAGGCGATGAGGGCGCCCACCGTGACTCCCTCTACCGTCACCGATGCGGTGCCGATGCCGCCTTTCATGGCGCGCTGCATTCCAAAGATCTTGCCTACGGCGGCGCCTGTTCCTGCGCCCACGTTGCCTTCTGCAGGATCTGTCGCAGATGCGGCATCGCAGGCGGCATAGCCGGCAGCGGCATCCGGGCGGATGCGCATGTCGCCCACCAGCAGGTCAAACAGCACGGCGGCGGGCACGATGGGCAGTCGGCCCACGGCCACGTCGAAGCCCACGCCGCGTTCCTCCAGCCAGCGCACGGCGCCGGTGGCGGCCTCCAGCCCCCAGGCGCTGCCGCCGGCCAGCACGATGGCGTGCACCTTTTCGACCAGGTTGCACGGGTCGAGCAGATCTGTCTCGCGCGTTCCGGGCGCTGCGCCGCGGACATCGACGCCGCCCACGGCACCTTCGCGCGCCATGATCACAGTGCAGCCCGTGGGGCGGCGCGTGTCGGTGAAGTGGCCTACCTCGATGCCGGCCACGCGGGTGATGCTGCCAGCGTCGCTGGCGGGAATGCGTGCGTTCATGGCGATGATTATGGTGCCCGGCGCCACCCCCTTCTTCGTGGGATCAGAGGATCTTCGCCCGGCGCAGCCGCAGCGCGTTGCTGATCACCGAGACCGAGCTCAGGCTCATGGCCAGCGCCGCAATCATGGGTGACAGCAGCCAGCCGGTGTACGGGTACAGCAGGCCCGCGGCCACCGGGATACCGAGGGCGTTGTAGACAAAAGCGAAGAGCAGGTTCTGCTTCATGTTGGCCACGGTGGCCACCGACAGAGCGCGTGCCGTGGCAATGCCGCGCAGATCGCCCTTGACGAGGGTGAGTTGCGCGCTGTTCATGGCGACGTCGGTGCCGGTGCCCATGGCAATGCCCACATCGGCACGCGCCAGCGCCGGTGCGTCGTTGATGCCGTCGCCCGCCATGGCCACGGTGCGGCCCTCCTTTTGCAGGCGCTCGACGAGCGCCAGCTTGTCGGCGGGTTTGACCTCGCCATGCACCTCATTAATGCCCAGCCGCTCGCCCACAGCGCGCGCCGTGGTCAGCCCGTCGCCGGTGGCCATCACCACGCGCAGGCCGGCGGCGCGCAGGGTGGACAGGGCTTCGGGTGTGCTGGCCTTGACGGGGTCGGACACCGCCAGCAGGCCGGCCAGCCGCCTGTTCACCGCCAGGTGCATCACGCTGGCGCCCTGGCTGCGCAAGGCCTCGGCCTGGGTGGCCAGCGGTGCCACATCCACGCCGCTTTGCTGCATCAGCACCGTGTTGCCCAACGCCAGTGCCTGCCCGGCGACGATGCCGCGCACCCCGATGCCGGAAGCGGAGTCGAACTGCTCGGGCTCGGTCAACGGCAAGCCGCGTTCGTGCGCCGCCTTGACGATGGCCGCCGCCAGCGGGTGCTCGCTGCCCTGGTCCAGGCTGGCGGCCAGGCGCAGTACGTCGTCTTCGACAAAACCGGCTGCGGCCACTGCGCGCTCGAAGGCCGGGCGGCCCTCGGTGAGGGTTCCGGTCTTGTCCACGATGAGGGTGTCGATCTTGCGCAGATTCTCGATGGCCGCCGCGTCGCGAAACAGCACACCGTGGGTGGCGCCGCGCCCGGTGGCAACCATGATGGACATGGGCGTGGCCAGGCCCAGCGCACAGGGGCAGGCGATGATGAGCACCGCCACGGCGTTGATCAGGCCATAGACCCAGCTCGGCTGCGGGCCGAACAGTCCCCAGCCAAAGAAGGTGAGCAGCGCCGCCGCCACCACTGCCATCACAAAATAGCCGGCCACGGTGTCGGCCATGCGCTGCATGGGCGCGCGCGAGCGCTGGGCCTGCGCCACCATCTGCACGATCTGCGACAGCACCGTGGCCGCGCCCACATGCTCCGAGCGCATGACCAGCGCGCCGCTGGTGTTGAGCGTGGCGCCGATGAGCTTGTCGCCCACGCGCTTGGTCACCGGCAGCGGCTCGCCGGTCAGCATGGATTCGTCGAGCGCGCTGCTGCCTTCCTCGACCACACCGTCCACCGGCACCTTCTCGCCGGGGCGCACGCGCAGCCGGTCGCCCACATGCACATGGGCCAGGGGAATGTCTTCTTCGGTGCCATCGGGCGCGATGCGTCGCGCCGTCTTGGGCGCCAGGCCGAGCAGCGATTTGATGGCGGCAGAGGTCTGCGAGCGCGCCTTCAACTCCAGAATCTGCCCCAGCAAGGTCAGCGAGATGATCACCGCCGCCGCTTCAAAGTACACCGCTACCCGCCCCATGGAAATGAACGAGTCGGGGAACACCTGCGGCGCCACGGTGGCCACCACGCTGTAGGCAAAGGCGGCGCTGGTGCCCAGGCCGATCAGCGTCCACATGTTGGGGCTGCGGTTCACCACCGACTGCACGCCGCGCACCAGAAACGGCCAGCCCGCCCACAGCGCAATCGGCAGCGTAAGCACCAGCTCGATCCAGCTTTGCACGGCCATGTCGAACCAGCCCAGCTGGTGGCCGAACATCGCCAGGAAGGTGACCACCACGGTGAGCGGCAGCGTCCACCAGAAGCGGCGCTGAAAGTCCACCAGCTCGGGATTCGCTTCCTCCGTCAGTTCGGGGATGAGCGGCTCCAGCGACATGCCGCACTTGGGGCAATTGCCGGGGTGGTCCTGCCGGATCTCGGGGTGCATGGGGCAGGTGTAGACCGTGCCGCCGCCTGCGGGCGCGCTGACGGGTGGCGCTGCAGATAAATGCCCGGGCCCAGGCGGGGTTTGAGCCCGACCATGTTGATGCACATGTTCGTGCCCGTGCCCGCTGCCTTCGGGCTGCAGCGTCATGTGGCACTTGGGGCAACTGCCGGGATGGTCTTGCCGCACCTCGGGGTGCATGGGGCAGGTGTAGAGGGTGCCAGGGGCCGCTGGGGCCTGCGCCGATGTGTGCTTCGCACGGGGGCCGTCGCGCGCAGGGCCCTGCGGGTGGCCGGGCGTGGGGATATCGGGCGGGTTCATGCGGGCCTTTCTGGCGGGGTGCACACGTAAAGGTGTGGGTGGTCAGCGCGCGGCTTCGATGCGGGTAATGAAGTACCCCGTACTTCGCCGCTCCACCCGGAAACGCACCTTGTCGCCCGGCTGGAAGGGCGCGAGCATGCTGGCGTCGTTCACGCGGAACACCATGGTCATGGGCGGCATGTCCAGGTTCTTGATTTCGCCGTGGCGCAGCGTGACCTTGAGTGTGCGCGGGTCCCAGCGGGTGATTTCGCCTTCGCTCAGCTCGCTCTGGTCCGCCGATGGATTGTCAGTGGCTCCCTGTGCGGCCGGAGCGGCAGCAGGGTGGTGGCTGTCATGGCCGTCCGCCGGGGCGGGGGCCTGCGCCAGGGCTGGACCCAGCGCGCAGGCCAGTAACAGGGCAGCTGTGGAGTGGGCGAGTGGTTTCATGACGGGGCCTTTGGGTTGTAGCTGTTGAAAACGCGGGTGGTGCCGTCGCGGGCGACCAGCAGCACATCGTAGGGGTCGCGGCGGTTGCCGTACACCGCGCCGTCCATGCCGGGCGAGCCCACGGGCATGCCGGGCACCGCAAGGCCCAGGGCTTTGGGTTTTTGCTGCAGAAGGGCGCGCACGTCACTGGCAGGCACATGGCCTTCCACCACATAGCCGCCAACGAGGGCGGTGTGGCACGAGCCGAGCTTTTGCGGCAGACCCAGGCGGGCACGCACGGCGTTGTTGCCGGTTTCGTGCACCTTCACGGCAAAGCCGTTGGCCTGCATGTGGTCCACCCAGTCCTGGCAGCAGCCGCAGTTGGGGTCTTTCCACACTTCCAGCGGTGTGGGCGTTTTGGGTGTTGCGCGGGACGCGCCGGGCAGCAGGGTGATGGCCGCGCCCGCAGCCAGCAAGGGTAGTGCCGTGGCGAGCCATTGGCGGCGTGCAGGGCTGGCTGCGGCGGATGCGCGGCGATGTTGGTGTACGGTGGTCATGGTTTCTCCTGGCGTTACTTGGTGCGGGGCAGCACGGTGATGGTGCCGGTCATGCCAGCCTGATAGTGGCCGGCGATCAGGCAGGCAAAGTCAAAGCTCCCGGCGCGGTTGAAGTGCCACACGATATCGCCGGTCTTGCCCGCCGCCACATGGGCCATGTAGGGCTCGTCGTGTTCCATGCCGGGGTGCTTTTTCATCATTTCGGCGTGGGCGTCCAGCTCGGCCTTGGTGCCGATCACGATCTCGTGCAGCACCTTGCCGCGGTTCTCGGCGCGCAGCCGCACGGTGTCGCCCTCGCGCACTTCGATGTGGTTCGGCGCAAAGCGCATGTCGTCGGTCATGCGCAGGGTGATGGTGCGGCGCACAGCCTTGGCGTCGCCCGCGATGCCCCAGTCCTTTTGCTCCTTGACCACCGGGCTGTTCGACGGGGTGTGATGAGCGTTTTCATGGCCAAAAGAGGTGCTGGCGCTTATACATAAAGCGCAAGCAGCTATCAATTTAATAGTGTTCATGGTGTGTCCTGATGGGAAAGGTTAGTGCTGGTGGCCGCTGGTGGGGGGTTTGCGTGCGTTGGCAGCGCCGGGTGCCGTGCCAGGGGCGTCGGTGCGCGCAGGGCGTGGGGTGGCGGCGGGGGTGCCCTGCCATTCGTAAGCCACGGTGCCTGCAGGGTGCTTGAAGTCGCCCGGGTCGCGGTAGTCGCCCGCTGGCTGGTCGGCCCGTACCTTGAATGAGGTGAACATGCCGCCCATCTCCACCGGGCCGAACTGTCCGGTGCCGGTCATCATGGGGAAGGTGTTGTCGGGCAGCGGCATTTCCATGGCACCCATGTCGGCCATGCCGCGCTCGCCCATCACCATGTAGTCGGGCACGATCTTTTGGATCTTGCCCACCAGGCCCCGGTGGTCCACGCCGATCATGGTGGGCACGTCGTGCCCCATGGCACCCATGGTGTGGTGGCTCTTGTGGCAGTGCAGGGCCCAGTCGCCCAGCTCGTCGGCAATGAAATCGATCTGCCGCATCTGGCCCACGGCGACATCGGTGGTCACCTCGGGCCAGCGGGCGCTTTTGGGCACGGGGCCGCCGTCGGTGCCGGTCACCTCGAATTCGTGTCCGTGGATGTGGATGGGGTGGTTCGTCATGGTGAGGTTGCCCACGCGGATGCGCACCCGGTCGCCCTGCCGCGCCACCAGCGGGCTGATGGCGGGGAAGACGCGGCTGTTCCAGCACCAGATGTTGTGGTCCAGCATGGTGTTGACCTTGGGGGTCATGCTGCCGGGTTCCACATCAAAGGCGTTCAGCAGAAAGGCGTAGTCGCGCTGCACCTTGGCAATCTGCGGATGCTGCCCTTTCGGGTGGGTGATCCACAAGCCCATCATGCCCATGGCCATCTGCACCATTTCATCGGCATGCGGGTGGTACATGAAGGTGCCCGGCCGGCGTGCCTCGAACTCGTAAACAAAGGTTTTTCCCGCAGGAATCGCTGGCTGGTTGAGCCCGCCCACACCGTCCATGCCATTGGGCAGACGCTGGCCGTGCCAGTGGATGGTGGTGTGCTCGGGCAGGCGGTTGGTGACGAAGATGCGCACGCGGTCACCTTCGACCACCTCGATCGTGGGGCCGGGGCTCTGGCCGTTGTACCCCCACATATTGACCATGAAGCCGGGCG from Acidovorax sp. FHTAMBA carries:
- a CDS encoding 3-hydroxybutyrate dehydrogenase gives rise to the protein MLKGKTALVTGSTSGIGLGIAKALARQGANIVLNGFGDVDGPRAEVLAAGEAAGAQVAYHGADMSRASDIEDMMKYSASQFGRVDILVNNAGIQHVANVEDFPVERWDSIIAINLTSAFHTSRLALPAMKAANWGRIINVASVHGLVGSAQKSAYVAAKHGIVGLTKVTALENATTGVTCNAICPGWVLTPLVQKQVDAKAAERGLSNEDAKKLLLGEKEPSMQFTTPEELGELAVFFCSPAANNVRGVAWNMDGGWAAQ
- a CDS encoding alpha/beta hydrolase, which produces MNEPTLNYVLCPGSAAPPSSAGAATAATSQHRMAYWEWNATGNPAHPHVVVCVHGLSRQGRDFDTLARTLSAHARVICPDVVGRGRSDWLADPMGYQIPQYAADMLALLGQIHQQAPIATLDWVGTSMGGLIGMGVTGQPGLPPPVPVRRLVLNDVGPVIQWEALQRIGQYLGQTVRFESLQQAADAMWAISTSFGPHTPEQWLELSRHMVRELPDGGLVLHYDPAIAVPFRTLTQESAAAGEATLWQLYDHITARTLLLRGAQSDLLSHETATAMALRGPRARLVEFDGVGHAPTLVAADQVAAVTQFLLAQEGALAG
- a CDS encoding bifunctional (p)ppGpp synthetase/guanosine-3',5'-bis(diphosphate) 3'-pyrophosphohydrolase encodes the protein MKTHPPAQASHAPQAEALPQLLAATAHTLPEQVNALARARAFAEPLMAGETLDSGENTLAHADAVAAILKSIGGSEAMQAASYLVHACIHLNKPEEVIAKAFGANFAALAVETTKLMRVQQQARGAEHLDDPAVQTENVRKMLLAFSRDLRVVMLRLASRLQTLRFHAASKLPVAPSLARESLQVFAPLANRLGIWQVKWELEDLSFRFLEPDTYKEVARLLDEKRGEREVYMEQLRARLESDLRARSISASVQGRPKHIYSIVKKMRGKSLNFDQVFDIRALRVVVPSVKDCYAALSWVHEQFKPIVEEFDDYIAKPKPNGYQSLHTIVRDDHGKPIEIQIRTQAMHDHAEHGVAAHWAYKEAGSKGYAGVSAAGEYDAKIAVLRQLLAWERDLSGAVPNRGLFEDRIYVLTPDAAVVELPQGATPVDFAYAVHTSLGHRCRGAKVDGAMVPLNTPLQNGQTVEISTVKEGRPSRDWLNAELGYLTSNRAKAKVRAWFNAQATHETVARGREAVEKLLQREGKTAIKLEDLAVQLGFKSADGLFEVVGKDEFSLRNIETVLRPPEPVVPPDDFLLLKKTRTNESSPKGGVLVVGIDSLMTQLAKCCKPAPPDVIRGFVTRGKGVSVHRADCSNFRQMAARNAERVIDVEWGAPKASALAAVYPVDVAVEAADRQGLLRDISEVFAREKTNVIGVQTQSVKGTAWMTFTVEVSDSGRLNKVLGIVAGVQGVRSARRR
- a CDS encoding P1 family peptidase; amino-acid sequence: MNARIPASDAGSITRVAGIEVGHFTDTRRPTGCTVIMAREGAVGGVDVRGAAPGTRETDLLDPCNLVEKVHAIVLAGGSAWGLEAATGAVRWLEERGVGFDVAVGRLPIVPAAVLFDLLVGDMRIRPDAAAGYAACDAASATDPAEGNVGAGTGAAVGKIFGMQRAMKGGIGTASVTVEGVTVGALIACNALGDVVDPDTAQVIAGARTDDGLRLRDTRRALLRGEAPQPLLAGTNTTIGVVATDAVITKVQAHRLAVSAHDGLARSINPVHTMSDGDTLFSLGTGRAGKSVGMMVLATMAAEATAIATARAVRAARSITTAEGLHLPWAGELG
- a CDS encoding copper-translocating P-type ATPase — protein: MNPPDIPTPGHPQGPARDGPRAKHTSAQAPAAPGTLYTCPMHPEVRQDHPGSCPKCHMTLQPEGSGHGHEHVHQHGRAQTPPGPGHLSAAPPVSAPAGGGTVYTCPMHPEIRQDHPGNCPKCGMSLEPLIPELTEEANPELVDFQRRFWWTLPLTVVVTFLAMFGHQLGWFDMAVQSWIELVLTLPIALWAGWPFLVRGVQSVVNRSPNMWTLIGLGTSAAFAYSVVATVAPQVFPDSFISMGRVAVYFEAAAVIISLTLLGQILELKARSQTSAAIKSLLGLAPKTARRIAPDGTEEDIPLAHVHVGDRLRVRPGEKVPVDGVVEEGSSALDESMLTGEPLPVTKRVGDKLIGATLNTSGALVMRSEHVGAATVLSQIVQMVAQAQRSRAPMQRMADTVAGYFVMAVVAAALLTFFGWGLFGPQPSWVYGLINAVAVLIIACPCALGLATPMSIMVATGRGATHGVLFRDAAAIENLRKIDTLIVDKTGTLTEGRPAFERAVAAAGFVEDDVLRLAASLDQGSEHPLAAAIVKAAHERGLPLTEPEQFDSASGIGVRGIVAGQALALGNTVLMQQSGVDVAPLATQAEALRSQGASVMHLAVNRRLAGLLAVSDPVKASTPEALSTLRAAGLRVVMATGDGLTTARAVGERLGINEVHGEVKPADKLALVERLQKEGRTVAMAGDGINDAPALARADVGIAMGTGTDVAMNSAQLTLVKGDLRGIATARALSVATVANMKQNLLFAFVYNALGIPVAAGLLYPYTGWLLSPMIAALAMSLSSVSVISNALRLRRAKIL
- a CDS encoding copper-binding protein; amino-acid sequence: MKPLAHSTAALLLACALGPALAQAPAPADGHDSHHPAAAPAAQGATDNPSADQSELSEGEITRWDPRTLKVTLRHGEIKNLDMPPMTMVFRVNDASMLAPFQPGDKVRFRVERRSTGYFITRIEAAR
- a CDS encoding DUF411 domain-containing protein, which codes for MTTVHQHRRASAAASPARRQWLATALPLLAAGAAITLLPGASRATPKTPTPLEVWKDPNCGCCQDWVDHMQANGFAVKVHETGNNAVRARLGLPQKLGSCHTALVGGYVVEGHVPASDVRALLQQKPKALGLAVPGMPVGSPGMDGAVYGNRRDPYDVLLVARDGTTRVFNSYNPKAPS
- a CDS encoding cupredoxin family protein; translated protein: MNTIKLIAACALCISASTSFGHENAHHTPSNSPVVKEQKDWGIAGDAKAVRRTITLRMTDDMRFAPNHIEVREGDTVRLRAENRGKVLHEIVIGTKAELDAHAEMMKKHPGMEHDEPYMAHVAAGKTGDIVWHFNRAGSFDFACLIAGHYQAGMTGTITVLPRTK
- a CDS encoding copper oxidase, with protein sequence MNRRNFFSGAATAVAAASVSRVALAALPEPATQASADTAPPLHPPTGRPYNPVVTLNGWTAPWRMNAGVKEFHLVAEPVVREVAPGFMVNMWGYNGQSPGPTIEVVEGDRVRIFVTNRLPEHTTIHWHGQRLPNGMDGVGGLNQPAIPAGKTFVYEFEARRPGTFMYHPHADEMVQMAMGMMGLWITHPKGQHPQIAKVQRDYAFLLNAFDVEPGSMTPKVNTMLDHNIWCWNSRVFPAISPLVARQGDRVRIRVGNLTMTNHPIHIHGHEFEVTGTDGGPVPKSARWPEVTTDVAVGQMRQIDFIADELGDWALHCHKSHHTMGAMGHDVPTMIGVDHRGLVGKIQKIVPDYMVMGERGMADMGAMEMPLPDNTFPMMTGTGQFGPVEMGGMFTSFKVRADQPAGDYRDPGDFKHPAGTVAYEWQGTPAATPRPARTDAPGTAPGAANARKPPTSGHQH